The genomic segment ATGCCGATGCCGCAAAAGCAGGGGCATTAGGGCAACAAGAGCAAGTGTATGGGGCTCAACTTTTGGTTTCAAGCAGTATTGCCGAAAACTATTTTAAAATTTATGCCATAGACCAACAGCAAGCAATTATTGGTAAAAACGTTGCGATTTTGAATGAATTACAACGCTACATTCAAGGGCGTTTTAACGCAGGGCAGGCAACAGCTTATGAACTGAGTGAAATTGCCGCACAAATCACCGCATTAAAAGCTCAGCAATCTACGCTTCAGTCTCAGGCTGATGCGTTGCAGCGAAACATTGCGGTACTGATTGGTGTTGTGCCTCAAAGCTTTAAAATTGCTAGACAGGGCAATCCGTTAGCTAAAATTCCGGACAGCCCGAGTGGGCAAATGCCGAGTACGGTAATTGAACGCCGGCCTGATATACGGGCGAATGCACGCAGAGTGGAAGCTATGGCGGCAAAATTAGCCAGTGCGAAAGCTGATCTTTATCCACGTTTTGATATTCAATTTTTAGGGCAAGGCGGTTATGTCAAAATTAATAACGATCTGTCGCCAATCTCAGCGTTATCTAATTTAGTCAGCGTTGGGGTTAAGTTACCGATTTTTACCAATGGTAGAATCCAAGCTAACATTGATGCAGCAGATGCACGCTTGCAAGCAGCAATGATTGAGTACGATAACAGCTTACTCACCGCATTGGGCGAAGTGGATTCAGCGTATCAGCACCAATCCGGTCTTGTTAAACAGAGCGGATTGCTACAGACTGCATTAAAACAAGCCCAAAAACAGGCAAATGACGCCCAAAAATTATTCCAATTTGGTGAAAAAACCTTAGATGTGGCAATTAGAGCCAGAACCACGGTGCTAAATTACCAACAGCAACTGGTTCAGTCACAGCTCTCGCAAGCGTTAAATTTAATTAACCTATACAAAGCATTAGGTGGCGGCTGGCGATAAGTGTTAGCAAAAAATCCATAAAAAATGACCGCTTGCAAGCGGTCATTTTTTTAGTTCAACGATTAAATTGTGCTTTATTCCTTGCCATAGTAGGCTTTGGTCATAATCGCCTCCATATCTTCAATCATTGCCAAACGTGGGTTTGCCGGTGTGCATTGGTCTTCAAATGCGTGTAGGGCAAGTTCACGGCGGGCGTTCAAGAAGGCTTGTTCATCAACGCCTTGCTCGCGTAACGACATTTTCACACCACAACGAACCGCTAAATCGTGTACTGCTTGAGCGTAAGATTCTACCGCTTGTGCCGGTGTTTCTGCCGGTAAGCCAAGCATTCTGGCAATATCTTGGAAACGCACATCGGCGACATAATTGGTGTATTTCGGCCAAGTTGCCACTTTGGTTGGGCGTGTGCCGTTATAGCGAATAACGTGTGGCAGTAAAATCGCATTGGTACGACCGTGAATGGTGTGGAATTTACCCCCGATTTTGTGTGCCATTGAGTGGCAAATCCCTAAGAAAGCGTTGGCAAATGCCATACCTGCCATTGTGGAGGCATTGTGCATTTTTTCACGGGCGGTTTCATCGAACTCTTTGACCGATTTTTCCAAGTTTTCAAACACTAACTTAATGGCTTGCAAGGCTAAACCGTCAGTATAATCGTTGGCTAAAATCGACGTGTAAGCCTCGGTAGCGTGAGTTAATACGTCTAAGCCGGTATCGGCTGCAACGTGAGACGGCACAGACATCACTAACGCAGGATCGACAATCGCAATAGTTGGGGTTAATGAGTAGTCAGCAAGCGGATATTTAATATCGCCATCGGTGATTACTGCAAACGGCGTCACTTCAGAGCCTGTACCGGAGGTGGTTGGAATGCCGACAAATTTCGCTTTTCTGCCTAATTGTGGGAATTTGAATGCACGTTTGCGGATATCCATAAATTTTTGTACTAAATCACGGAAATCGACTTCAGGTTGTTCATAGAATAACCACATAATTTTGGCAGCGTCCATTGGTGAACCACCACCAAGTGCGATGATAGTATCAGGTTGGAAGCTACGCATTAATTCTGTACCACGTTGCACAGTTTGGAGGCTTGGGTTTGGTTCAACATCGGTAAAGAGCTGAATCATCACTTGGTTGCGACGTTGGCGAAGTTGTTCGGTGATTCTATCTACAAAGCCGAGATCGACCATTGAGCGGTCGGTTACGATCATCACTTTATGCACATCGTGCATTGATTTCAAATATTGAATTGAGTCACGCTCAAAGTAGATTTTTGATGGCACTTTAAACCATTGCATATTATTTCTCCGTCTGCCCACACGTTTGATATTGATTAAATTCACCGCACTAACGTTGTTACCTACAGAGTTTTTACCGTAGGAACCACAGCCCAGCGTAAGCGATGGCAGGAAAGAGTTATATACATCACCGATACCGCCAAAGGTTGATGGTGAGTTCCAAATCACCCGAATAGCTTTTACCCGTTCGCCAAAGGTTTTGGCTAAGGCTTTGTTTTCGGTGTGAATTGCGGCACTATGCCCTAAACCGTGGAAATTCACCATCGCTTCAGACAATTCCAAACCGTGTTCGGTGGAGTCGGATTTTAATAGAGCCAGTACAGGTGAAAGTTTTTCACGGGTAAGTGGCTCGCCTTCGCCCACAAAGGCACATTCAGCTAACAGAATATTGGTTTTTTCCGGTACTTTAAAGCCGGCTTGTTCGGCAATCCACGCAGCCGGTTTGCCAACTACTGTCGCATTGAGTTTTGCACCTGAGCAGCTTTCATCTTTGGCTTTATCAACACCGAAAATATATTTTTCCAGTAAGGCTTTCTCTTTTTTGTTTACCAAATATACGCCGTAAGATTGCATCTCTTTAATAAATTCAGCGTAAATTTCTTTATCTACAATCGCTGCTTGTTCAGAGGCACAAATCATACCGTTGTCGAAAGATTTTGACATTACAATG from the Mannheimia haemolytica genome contains:
- the cusC_1 gene encoding Cation efflux system protein CusC precursor — protein: MTFYKLSAVAIFTAFLTACSSINVDTQSSVEVPLEFDQTQAAKGSSEIQQWWKNWHDPQLTALIERGLANSLDIQLAKARLAEAQANSQYTEADKGINVGANGTVGGGMLDMNTDVYNPKRLDVANAQAGISASWEPDFFGKKRSDADAAKAGALGQQEQVYGAQLLVSSSIAENYFKIYAIDQQQAIIGKNVAILNELQRYIQGRFNAGQATAYELSEIAAQITALKAQQSTLQSQADALQRNIAVLIGVVPQSFKIARQGNPLAKIPDSPSGQMPSTVIERRPDIRANARRVEAMAAKLASAKADLYPRFDIQFLGQGGYVKINNDLSPISALSNLVSVGVKLPIFTNGRIQANIDAADARLQAAMIEYDNSLLTALGEVDSAYQHQSGLVKQSGLLQTALKQAQKQANDAQKLFQFGEKTLDVAIRARTTVLNYQQQLVQSQLSQALNLINLYKALGGGWR
- the adhE gene encoding Aldehyde-alcohol dehydrogenase → MAKNTQPFDAQTEVNELVEKGLKALDKFRKLNQEQVDFIVAKASVAALDKHGILAMHAYEETGRGVFEDKATKNLFACEYVVNNMRHLKTAGVISEDDVTGITEIADPVGVVCGITPTTNPTSTTIFKALIALKTRNPIVFAFHPSAQQSSAHAAQIVRDAAVAAGAPENCIQWITQPSMEGTSALMKHPGIATILATGGNAMVEAAYSCGKPALGVGAGNVPAYVEKTAKLKQAVYDIVMSKSFDNGMICASEQAAIVDKEIYAEFIKEMQSYGVYLVNKKEKALLEKYIFGVDKAKDESCSGAKLNATVVGKPAAWIAEQAGFKVPEKTNILLAECAFVGEGEPLTREKLSPVLALLKSDSTEHGLELSEAMVNFHGLGHSAAIHTENKALAKTFGERVKAIRVIWNSPSTFGGIGDVYNSFLPSLTLGCGSYGKNSVGNNVSAVNLINIKRVGRRRNNMQWFKVPSKIYFERDSIQYLKSMHDVHKVMIVTDRSMVDLGFVDRITEQLRQRRNQVMIQLFTDVEPNPSLQTVQRGTELMRSFQPDTIIALGGGSPMDAAKIMWLFYEQPEVDFRDLVQKFMDIRKRAFKFPQLGRKAKFVGIPTTSGTGSEVTPFAVITDGDIKYPLADYSLTPTIAIVDPALVMSVPSHVAADTGLDVLTHATEAYTSILANDYTDGLALQAIKLVFENLEKSVKEFDETAREKMHNASTMAGMAFANAFLGICHSMAHKIGGKFHTIHGRTNAILLPHVIRYNGTRPTKVATWPKYTNYVADVRFQDIARMLGLPAETPAQAVESYAQAVHDLAVRCGVKMSLREQGVDEQAFLNARRELALHAFEDQCTPANPRLAMIEDMEAIMTKAYYGKE